A stretch of the Massilia varians genome encodes the following:
- a CDS encoding mechanosensitive ion channel family protein, translating into MRLPVLISFPKFLMPLALAWLLLAFILPAAAAGPLFASEPEAAAAPTQADLLGRETPRSTVSGLIRALAEQDHDRAAQYFDLPANSSRQRAAAAARAREFQALLDSGGSLQPYAALSNDGPGKIGDELPVDQERVGEIRAKGRTIPVLLSRGEEDGLQIWRVSRETAAAIAAVAEKAPAISGAQRPQFTVAGAPLEDWGMLVGLGALVFGGLWIVATLLVAIMRRLVRDPAANGAYRFFEAALPPLGLLIAVFVFFEWAERLPVAIVARQTLLRYTGILLLIAFVWFGLRLLDAVAQLAITRMQRRGRRQVVSVIVLARRTAKVVLLLFFAIGLLDTFGIDVTTGIAALGIGGIALALGAQKTVENLVGSVTVIADRPAQVGDFVKVGDVIGTVEDIGIRSTRIRTLDRTLVTIPNGDFSARQIENYAARDRFLFNPVIALDHRTPAAGLAEAAAIVRQVLLDRDEVAEGSRAHLGRIGERSFNIEVFAYMEVADFEASVRMREALLLEIVKRLEEAGIALGFQAQTVVFAPEQLALLQPGAAEARCPEPVPGASKA; encoded by the coding sequence ATGCGTCTTCCCGTCCTGATTTCTTTCCCGAAATTTTTGATGCCGCTGGCCCTGGCCTGGCTGCTGCTCGCCTTCATCCTGCCGGCCGCGGCGGCCGGTCCCCTGTTCGCGTCCGAGCCCGAGGCCGCGGCCGCGCCCACCCAGGCTGACCTGCTCGGCCGCGAAACGCCGCGCTCGACGGTCTCCGGGCTGATCCGGGCCCTGGCCGAGCAGGACCATGACCGCGCCGCCCAGTATTTCGACCTCCCCGCCAACAGCAGCCGGCAGCGCGCGGCCGCGGCCGCCAGGGCGCGCGAGTTCCAGGCCCTGCTCGACAGCGGCGGCTCGCTGCAGCCGTATGCGGCGCTGTCGAACGACGGCCCCGGCAAGATCGGCGACGAACTGCCCGTGGACCAGGAGCGCGTCGGCGAGATCCGCGCCAAGGGCCGGACGATCCCGGTCCTGCTCAGCCGCGGCGAAGAAGACGGCCTGCAGATCTGGCGGGTCTCGCGCGAGACCGCGGCGGCAATCGCCGCCGTGGCCGAGAAAGCGCCGGCCATCTCCGGCGCCCAGCGCCCGCAGTTCACCGTGGCCGGCGCGCCGCTGGAGGACTGGGGCATGCTGGTGGGCCTGGGCGCGCTGGTCTTCGGCGGGCTGTGGATCGTCGCCACGCTGCTGGTTGCCATCATGCGCCGGCTGGTGCGCGACCCGGCCGCCAACGGCGCCTACCGCTTCTTCGAGGCGGCCCTGCCGCCGCTCGGCCTCCTGATTGCGGTGTTCGTGTTCTTCGAATGGGCCGAGCGGCTGCCGGTCGCCATCGTGGCGCGCCAGACCCTGCTGCGCTACACCGGCATCCTGCTCTTGATCGCCTTCGTCTGGTTCGGCCTGCGCCTGCTCGACGCCGTCGCCCAGCTCGCCATCACGCGCATGCAGCGGCGCGGGCGGCGCCAGGTGGTCTCGGTGATCGTGCTGGCGCGGCGCACCGCCAAGGTCGTGCTGCTGCTGTTCTTCGCGATCGGCCTGCTCGACACCTTCGGCATCGACGTCACCACCGGCATCGCGGCGCTCGGCATCGGCGGCATCGCGCTGGCCCTGGGCGCGCAGAAGACCGTGGAGAACCTGGTCGGCAGCGTCACCGTGATCGCCGACCGGCCGGCCCAGGTGGGCGACTTCGTCAAGGTCGGCGACGTGATCGGCACGGTGGAAGACATCGGGATCCGCTCGACCCGCATCCGCACCCTGGACCGCACCCTGGTCACCATCCCGAACGGCGATTTCTCGGCGCGCCAGATCGAGAACTACGCCGCGCGCGACCGCTTCCTGTTCAATCCGGTGATCGCGCTCGACCACCGCACCCCGGCCGCCGGGCTGGCCGAAGCCGCCGCCATCGTGCGCCAGGTCCTGCTCGATCGCGACGAGGTCGCCGAAGGTTCGCGCGCGCACCTGGGCCGGATCGGCGAGCGTTCTTTCAATATCGAAGTGTTCGCCTACATGGAGGTGGCGGATTTCGAGGCCAGCGTGCGGATGCGCGAAGCGCTGCTGCTGGAGATCGTCAAGCGGCTCGAAGAGGCCGGGATCGCGCTGGGCTTCCAGGCCCAGACCGTGGTGTTTGCGCCCGAGCAGCTGGCGCTGTTGCAGCCCGGCGCCGCGGAGGCGCGCTGTCCCGAGCCTGTCCCGGGGGCGTCGAAGGCCTAA
- the dapC gene encoding succinyldiaminopimelate transaminase produces MNPHLDQLHPYPFEQLRQLFSGVTPNPAHSPISLGIGEPKHPTPAFIEKALLHAMAGLSVYPSTHGTEPLRVAIAGWLERRYGIPAVDPGTMVLPVNGSREALFAFAQAVVDPARGDALVMSPNPFYQIYEGAAYLSGATPYYVNSEPGRNFAPDYGSVPDEVWARVQLLYVCSPGNPTGAVLSLEDWRQLFELSERHGFAIAADECYSEIYFGATPPLGALEAAHQLGRSGGARPYANLVVFSSLSKRSNVPGMRSGFVAGDPQLLKKFLLYRTYSGGAMSPPIQAASIAAWNDEHHVQDNRALYREKFRLITPLLKEVMDVELPDAGFYLWADVRRTGLSDTDFARRLYAEYNVTVLPGSYLAREAHGLNPGRGRIRMALVASVDEGLDAANRINEFCKGL; encoded by the coding sequence GTGAATCCACATCTCGACCAGCTCCACCCCTACCCTTTCGAACAGCTGCGCCAGCTGTTCAGCGGCGTGACGCCGAATCCCGCCCACAGCCCGATCAGCCTCGGCATCGGCGAGCCGAAACACCCGACGCCTGCCTTCATCGAGAAAGCCCTGCTGCATGCGATGGCCGGCCTGTCGGTCTATCCCTCGACCCACGGCACCGAGCCGCTGCGCGTGGCCATCGCCGGCTGGCTGGAGCGCCGCTACGGCATCCCGGCGGTCGATCCGGGCACGATGGTGCTGCCGGTGAACGGTTCGCGCGAAGCGCTGTTCGCCTTTGCCCAGGCCGTCGTCGACCCCGCCCGTGGCGATGCGCTGGTGATGAGCCCGAACCCCTTCTATCAGATCTACGAAGGCGCGGCCTACCTGAGCGGCGCCACGCCCTATTACGTCAATTCCGAGCCCGGCCGCAACTTCGCGCCCGACTACGGCAGCGTGCCGGATGAGGTGTGGGCGCGCGTGCAGCTGCTCTACGTCTGCTCGCCGGGCAATCCGACCGGCGCCGTGCTCTCGCTGGAGGACTGGCGCCAGCTGTTCGAACTCTCCGAGCGCCACGGTTTCGCGATTGCCGCCGACGAATGCTATTCCGAGATCTATTTCGGCGCCACGCCACCGCTGGGCGCCCTGGAAGCGGCCCACCAGCTCGGCCGCAGCGGCGGCGCACGCCCGTATGCCAACCTGGTCGTGTTCTCCAGCCTGTCGAAGCGCTCGAACGTGCCGGGCATGCGCTCGGGTTTCGTGGCGGGCGACCCGCAGCTCCTGAAGAAATTCCTGCTCTACCGCACCTACAGCGGCGGCGCCATGTCGCCGCCGATCCAGGCGGCCTCGATCGCGGCCTGGAACGACGAGCACCACGTGCAGGACAACCGCGCGCTGTACCGCGAGAAGTTCAGGCTGATCACCCCGCTGCTGAAGGAGGTGATGGACGTCGAACTGCCGGACGCCGGCTTCTACCTGTGGGCCGACGTGCGCCGCACCGGTCTGTCGGACACCGACTTCGCACGCCGCCTGTACGCCGAATATAATGTGACGGTTTTGCCAGGCAGTTATCTTGCACGCGAAGCGCACGGCCTCAACCCGGGCCGCGGGCGCATCCGCATGGCGCTGGTCGCCAGCGTCGACGAAGGACTCGACGCCGCCAACCGCATCAATGAGTTCTGCAAGGGCCTGTGA
- the dapD gene encoding 2,3,4,5-tetrahydropyridine-2,6-dicarboxylate N-succinyltransferase — protein MTQQLQNIIDTAWEQRAEFSPSNAPAELRDAVAHVLAGLDAGTLRVAEKSSGDWVVNQWIKKAVLLSFRLENNVQMPAAGLGGSLQFYDKVPTKFADYTPEDFAKGGFRVVPPAVARRGSFIGKNVVLMPSYVNIGAYVDEGAMVDTWATVGSCAQIGKNVHLSGGVGIGGVLEPMQANPTIIEDNCFIGARSEIVEGVIVEENSVISMGVYIGQSTKIYNRETGEVSYGRIPSGSVVVSGSLPSADGKYSLYCAVIVKRVDAKTRAKTGINELLRGD, from the coding sequence ATGACCCAACAACTCCAGAACATCATCGACACCGCGTGGGAACAGCGCGCCGAGTTCAGCCCGTCCAACGCCCCAGCCGAACTGCGCGACGCGGTCGCCCACGTGCTCGCAGGCCTGGATGCCGGCACCCTGCGCGTGGCAGAGAAAAGCAGCGGCGACTGGGTCGTGAACCAGTGGATCAAGAAGGCCGTCCTGCTGTCCTTCCGCCTCGAGAACAACGTACAAATGCCGGCGGCGGGCCTCGGCGGCAGCCTGCAGTTCTACGACAAGGTCCCGACCAAATTCGCCGACTACACGCCGGAAGATTTCGCCAAGGGCGGTTTCCGCGTGGTGCCGCCGGCCGTCGCCCGCCGCGGCAGCTTCATCGGCAAGAACGTGGTCCTGATGCCGTCCTACGTCAACATCGGCGCCTACGTCGACGAAGGCGCGATGGTCGACACCTGGGCCACCGTCGGCTCCTGCGCCCAGATCGGCAAGAACGTGCACCTGTCGGGCGGCGTCGGCATCGGCGGCGTGCTCGAACCGATGCAGGCCAACCCGACCATCATCGAAGACAACTGCTTCATCGGCGCCCGTTCGGAGATCGTCGAAGGCGTGATCGTCGAAGAGAACTCGGTGATCTCGATGGGCGTCTACATCGGCCAGTCGACCAAGATCTACAACCGCGAAACCGGCGAAGTCAGCTACGGCCGCATCCCGTCGGGTTCGGTGGTGGTGTCGGGCAGCCTGCCGTCCGCCGACGGCAAGTACAGCCTGTACTGCGCCGTGATCGTCAAGCGCGTAGACGCCAAGACCCGCGCCAAGACCGGCATCAACGAGCTGCTGCGCGGCGACTGA
- a CDS encoding PilT/PilU family type 4a pilus ATPase: protein MAMDRLFQLMKEKNASDMFFAANSPVHIKINGNLIPINQHRLEPDNIISLLSEIASNEQMQELERENELNMGVSVANLGRFRLSAFRQRGSISAVLRFVPANIPPLGELGLPPVLSELIMEKRGLLLVVGATGSGKSTTIASMLDHRNEQRTGHILTLEDPIEYLFKNKKSIVNQREIGSDATSFATALRNSMRQAPDCILIGEIRDKETMAAALAYAQSGHLVLATLHANNSYNALNRIISFYPIENRAALLQDLASSVKAIVSQRLVKAAAGGQRQPAVEVMLNTRYIADLIEKGEIGQIKEAMDKSLSPGSQSFETALLKLVKDGLVTQDEALANADSATNLLWLLNNGPDSQAQPEEENKPGKEAPGASFTEFTLNN from the coding sequence ATGGCCATGGACCGCCTGTTCCAGCTGATGAAGGAGAAGAACGCTTCCGACATGTTCTTCGCCGCGAACTCGCCGGTGCACATCAAGATCAACGGGAACCTCATCCCGATCAACCAGCATCGTCTCGAGCCCGACAACATCATCTCGCTGCTGTCCGAGATCGCATCAAACGAGCAGATGCAGGAGCTCGAGCGCGAGAACGAACTGAACATGGGCGTGTCGGTCGCCAACCTGGGGCGCTTCCGCCTGTCGGCCTTCCGCCAGCGCGGCTCGATCTCGGCGGTGCTGCGCTTCGTGCCGGCCAACATCCCGCCGCTTGGCGAACTGGGCCTGCCGCCCGTGCTATCCGAGCTGATCATGGAAAAGCGCGGCCTGCTGCTGGTCGTGGGCGCCACCGGTTCCGGCAAGTCGACCACCATCGCCTCGATGCTGGACCACCGCAACGAACAGCGCACCGGCCACATCCTGACCCTGGAAGACCCGATCGAATACCTGTTCAAGAACAAGAAGTCGATCGTCAACCAGCGCGAAATCGGCAGCGACGCCACCAGCTTCGCCACGGCGCTACGCAACTCGATGCGCCAGGCGCCCGACTGCATCCTTATCGGCGAGATCCGCGACAAGGAAACCATGGCGGCGGCGCTGGCCTACGCCCAGTCCGGCCACCTGGTGCTGGCCACCCTGCACGCCAACAACAGCTACAACGCGCTCAACCGCATCATCAGCTTCTACCCGATCGAGAACCGCGCCGCCCTGTTGCAGGACCTGGCCTCGAGCGTGAAGGCGATCGTCTCGCAGCGCCTCGTCAAGGCAGCCGCCGGCGGCCAGCGCCAGCCTGCGGTCGAAGTGATGCTCAATACCCGCTACATCGCCGACCTGATCGAAAAGGGCGAGATCGGCCAGATCAAGGAAGCGATGGACAAGAGCCTGTCGCCGGGCTCGCAATCGTTCGAAACCGCGCTGCTCAAGCTGGTCAAGGATGGGCTGGTGACGCAGGACGAAGCGCTGGCCAATGCCGATTCGGCCACCAACCTGCTCTGGCTGCTCAACAATGGGCCGGATAGCCAGGCGCAGCCGGAGGAAGAGAACAAGCCGGGCAAGGAAGCGCCGGGGGCGTCCTTCACGGAATTCACGCTCAACAACTGA
- a CDS encoding ArsC family reductase yields MTTTLYGIPNCDTVKKARTWLLDNGHDFTFHDFKKQGLTRELVADWLEQLDWETLVNRKGMTWRNLPDERKAQITDKASALELMLENPSVIKRPVLAGVGPVSVGFSADAYAAKFKDAA; encoded by the coding sequence ATGACCACGACCCTCTACGGCATCCCCAACTGCGACACCGTCAAGAAAGCCCGCACCTGGCTGCTTGATAACGGCCACGATTTCACCTTCCATGACTTCAAGAAGCAAGGCTTGACGCGCGAACTGGTGGCAGACTGGCTCGAACAGCTGGACTGGGAAACCCTGGTCAACCGCAAGGGCATGACCTGGCGCAATTTGCCGGACGAGCGCAAGGCGCAGATCACCGACAAGGCCAGCGCCCTGGAACTGATGCTGGAAAACCCCTCCGTCATCAAGCGCCCGGTCCTTGCCGGCGTCGGCCCGGTCTCGGTCGGCTTCTCGGCCGACGCCTATGCCGCGAAATTCAAGGACGCTGCATGA
- the dapE gene encoding succinyl-diaminopimelate desuccinylase translates to MKPSRTLLLTEELIALDSITPHDKGCQERLKELLAPLGFHCETIESNGVTNLWARKGTTSPVFVFAGHTDVVPSGPEHQWVSSPFVPTRRDGKLYGRGASDMKTSIAAMVVACEEFIAAHPDHKGSIAFLITSDEEGPAVDGTVVVCERLEERGETLDYCVVGEPTSNHVLGDTIKNGRRGSLSGHLVIKGIQGHIAYPHLARNPIHQAAPALAELAAEVWDEGNEYYAPTSWQISNIQSGTGATNVIPGHVTIDFNFRFSTASTADGLEARVHAILDRHGLDYDLQWTLSGQPFLTPKGLLSDTLCDAIREELGVQTELSTTGGTSDGRFIARICPQVIEFGPPNASIHKIDEHIELRYIDPLKNIYRRTLEQLLAQ, encoded by the coding sequence ATGAAACCCTCGCGCACCCTGCTGCTCACCGAAGAGCTGATCGCCCTCGATTCGATCACGCCGCACGACAAGGGCTGCCAGGAGCGCCTGAAGGAACTACTGGCGCCGCTGGGTTTCCACTGCGAGACCATCGAATCGAACGGCGTCACCAACCTGTGGGCGCGCAAGGGGACGACCTCGCCGGTGTTCGTGTTCGCCGGCCACACCGACGTGGTGCCGTCCGGCCCCGAACACCAATGGGTGTCGAGCCCCTTCGTGCCGACCCGCCGCGACGGCAAGCTGTATGGCCGCGGCGCCTCCGACATGAAGACCTCGATCGCGGCCATGGTGGTCGCCTGCGAGGAATTCATCGCCGCCCACCCTGACCACAAGGGCTCGATCGCATTTCTCATCACCAGCGACGAGGAAGGACCGGCCGTCGACGGCACCGTGGTCGTCTGCGAGCGCCTGGAAGAACGCGGCGAGACCCTGGACTATTGCGTGGTGGGCGAACCGACCTCGAACCACGTGCTGGGCGACACCATCAAGAACGGCCGCCGCGGCTCGCTCTCGGGCCACCTGGTGATCAAGGGCATCCAGGGCCACATCGCCTACCCGCACCTGGCGCGCAACCCGATCCACCAGGCCGCGCCGGCGCTGGCGGAACTGGCGGCGGAAGTCTGGGACGAAGGCAACGAGTACTACGCCCCGACCAGCTGGCAGATCTCGAACATCCAGTCCGGCACCGGCGCCACCAACGTGATCCCGGGACACGTGACGATCGACTTCAACTTCCGCTTTTCCACCGCCAGCACCGCCGACGGCCTGGAAGCGCGCGTGCACGCCATCCTCGATCGGCACGGTCTCGACTACGACCTGCAGTGGACCCTGTCCGGGCAGCCCTTCCTGACTCCCAAAGGCCTGCTTTCCGACACGCTGTGCGACGCCATCCGCGAGGAGCTGGGCGTGCAGACCGAACTGTCGACCACCGGCGGCACCTCGGATGGCCGCTTCATCGCCCGCATCTGCCCGCAGGTGATAGAATTCGGGCCTCCGAACGCCAGCATCCACAAGATCGACGAACACATCGAGCTGCGCTACATCGATCCCCTCAAGAACATCTACCGCCGCACGCTGGAACAGCTGCTGGCGCAGTAA
- the prmB gene encoding 50S ribosomal protein L3 N(5)-glutamine methyltransferase: MTNTTFSTPRDLLRYAITRFNGAKLFFGHGSAEAFDEAAYLILHTLKLPLDRLDPFLDARLLPDEVIQVMEVIERRVVERVPAAYITKEAWLGEYHFYVDERVLVPRSFIAELIPQTFSPWVQDPDSVENVLELCTGSGCLAIMMAEAFPNAVVDAVDISKDALAVAEHNIREYKLEGRVNPIESDLYEHVPFKRYDLIVTNPPYVNSVSMGKLPPEYLREPQIALAGGEDGMDLVRKIVEGAAERLTPEGILVVEIGNERGYAEAAFGHLGLTWLSTSAGDDAVFLLTAEQLQAK; encoded by the coding sequence ATGACCAACACCACTTTCAGCACGCCGCGCGACCTGCTGCGCTATGCGATCACCCGCTTCAATGGCGCGAAGCTGTTCTTCGGCCACGGCAGCGCCGAGGCCTTCGACGAAGCCGCCTACCTGATCCTGCACACCCTCAAGCTGCCGCTGGACCGGCTCGACCCCTTCCTGGACGCCAGGTTGCTGCCGGACGAAGTAATCCAGGTGATGGAAGTGATCGAGCGCCGCGTGGTCGAACGCGTGCCGGCCGCCTACATCACCAAGGAGGCCTGGCTGGGCGAGTACCACTTCTACGTGGACGAGCGCGTGCTGGTGCCGCGTTCCTTCATCGCCGAACTGATTCCGCAGACCTTCAGCCCCTGGGTGCAGGATCCGGACAGCGTGGAAAACGTGCTGGAACTGTGCACCGGCAGCGGCTGCCTGGCGATCATGATGGCCGAGGCCTTCCCGAACGCCGTGGTCGACGCGGTCGACATCTCGAAGGACGCCCTGGCCGTCGCCGAGCACAACATCCGCGAATACAAGCTCGAAGGCCGCGTCAACCCGATCGAATCGGACCTGTACGAGCACGTGCCCTTCAAGCGCTACGACCTGATCGTCACCAACCCGCCCTACGTGAACAGCGTCTCGATGGGCAAGCTGCCGCCGGAATACCTGCGCGAACCGCAGATCGCGCTGGCGGGCGGCGAGGACGGCATGGACCTGGTGCGCAAGATCGTCGAAGGCGCTGCCGAGCGCCTGACGCCGGAAGGTATCCTGGTGGTCGAGATCGGCAACGAGCGCGGCTATGCCGAAGCGGCTTTCGGGCACCTGGGCCTGACCTGGCTGAGCACCAGCGCCGGTGACGATGCCGTGTTCCTGCTGACGGCCGAACAACTGCAGGCAAAATAA